The segment CTATCGGTTTAGTCGGTAAAAAGGCCGGGATGACCCGTGTCTTTACCGAAGATGGCGCTTCCGTGCCCGTGACCGTTATTGAAGTTGATCCTAACCGTGTAACGCGCGTTAAGACTCTCGAGTCTGACGGTTACGCAGCGGTTCAGGTCACCACAGGTTCTCGTAAAGCCAAGCACCTAACCAAGGCGCAAGCTGGTCAGTTTGCCAAGGCGGGTGTTGAGGCTGGTCGTTCACTAATGGAATTTCGTCTTGCAGAAGGCGAAGAATCTCCAGAAGTGGGTGGCGAACTCACCGTATCCCTCTTCGAAGCTGGTCAAATGATTGATGTGACCGGCACCTCTAAGGGTAAAGGCTTCCAGGGTGCTGTTAAGCGCTGGAATTTCCGTACCCAAGACAACACGCATGGTAACTCCCTGTCGCACCGCGCGCCGGGTTCTATCGGCATGTGTCAGACTCCGGGTCGCGTATTTAAAGGCAAGAAAATGGCCGGTCAAATGGGTAATGCCCGTTGCACCGTACAGAGCCTTGAAATCGTCCGTGTCGACGCCGAGCGTAACCTGCTGCTGATCAAAGGTGCTGTTCCGGGCGCGACCGGTAGCGATGTTATCGTTCGCAGCGCCGTGAAAGCTCGCTGAAGGGGATAATTACCAATGAATCTGAATCTTGCTGCAGGCACGGGTACCGTTGAAGTAGCCGATGCCACTTTTGGCAAAGAATTCAACGAAGCGCTGGTTCACCAGGTGGTAACCGCCTATTTGGCTGGTGGCCGTCAAGGTACTCGCGCTCAAAAGAACCGTTCCGACGTACGTGGTGGTGGTAAGAAGCCGTGGCGTCAGAAGGGTACCGGTCGTGCACGTGCCGGTACTATCCGCTCTCCGCTATGGCGCAGCGGCGGCGTAACTTTCGCGGCGCGTCCTCAGGACCATAGCCAGAAAGTAAACCGCAAAATGTACCGTGCGGCGATGCGTTCCATCCTGTCTGAACTCGTTCGTCAAGAGCGTCTTATCGCTGTTGAAGAGTTCAGCGTTGAAGCGCCGAAGACCAAGCAGGTAGCTGCCAAGCTGAAAGAGCTCAACCTTGAGAAAGTGTTGATCGTCACTGAAGAAATTGACGAGAAGCTCTATCTGGCCGCACGCAACCTTCCCCACGTTGACGTGGTGGATGTCGCTGCAGCTGATCCGGTGAGCCTAGTGGCCTTTGATAAGGTTCTGGTCACCGTCTCCGCCCTGCGTAAATTCGAGGAGAAGCTGGCATGAACCAGGAGCGCGTATTTAAGGTTCTGCTTGGACCGCACGTGACCGAAAAGGCCGCGATGGC is part of the Halomonas sp. GT genome and harbors:
- the rplC gene encoding 50S ribosomal protein L3, coding for MTIGLVGKKAGMTRVFTEDGASVPVTVIEVDPNRVTRVKTLESDGYAAVQVTTGSRKAKHLTKAQAGQFAKAGVEAGRSLMEFRLAEGEESPEVGGELTVSLFEAGQMIDVTGTSKGKGFQGAVKRWNFRTQDNTHGNSLSHRAPGSIGMCQTPGRVFKGKKMAGQMGNARCTVQSLEIVRVDAERNLLLIKGAVPGATGSDVIVRSAVKAR
- the rplD gene encoding 50S ribosomal protein L4; translation: MNLNLAAGTGTVEVADATFGKEFNEALVHQVVTAYLAGGRQGTRAQKNRSDVRGGGKKPWRQKGTGRARAGTIRSPLWRSGGVTFAARPQDHSQKVNRKMYRAAMRSILSELVRQERLIAVEEFSVEAPKTKQVAAKLKELNLEKVLIVTEEIDEKLYLAARNLPHVDVVDVAAADPVSLVAFDKVLVTVSALRKFEEKLA